One segment of Comamonas thiooxydans DNA contains the following:
- the zapE gene encoding cell division protein ZapE, with protein MNVRQAYEAELAAKGFKSDPAQLRAVDALQRCADEWAVYKGKRSNALKKLINHPNLPKGVYMYGGVGRGKSFLMECFFNAVPLKRKVRLHFHEFMREVHREMHLMQGTQNPLDALGAKIAKKYKLICFDEFHVADITDAMILYKLLESLFANGVGFVTTSNFEPDGLYPGGLHRDRILPAIALLKERMEVVNVDNGTDYRRRTLEDAKLYHCPLGPEADAAMQETFDRLAEAHDEEPVMQIETRKIAAKRRAGGVVWFDFRELCGGPRSQNDYLEIATQFHTILLSDVPELHVNMASAARRFTLLVDVLYDRHVKLIVSAAVPPEKIYTEGPLSHEFPRTVSRLNEMRSKEYLALERRVVDTSLT; from the coding sequence GTGAATGTAAGACAAGCCTACGAGGCGGAACTGGCCGCCAAGGGTTTCAAAAGCGATCCCGCGCAGTTGCGTGCAGTCGATGCGTTGCAGCGCTGTGCCGACGAGTGGGCCGTGTACAAGGGCAAGCGCTCCAATGCTCTCAAGAAACTGATCAATCACCCCAATCTGCCCAAGGGCGTCTATATGTACGGCGGTGTGGGGCGCGGCAAGAGCTTTCTGATGGAATGCTTCTTCAATGCAGTGCCCCTCAAGCGCAAGGTGCGACTGCACTTTCACGAATTCATGCGCGAGGTTCACCGTGAGATGCATCTCATGCAAGGCACGCAGAATCCGCTCGATGCCCTTGGCGCCAAGATCGCCAAGAAGTACAAGCTGATCTGTTTTGACGAGTTTCATGTCGCCGACATCACCGACGCCATGATTCTCTACAAGCTGCTCGAGTCGCTGTTTGCCAACGGCGTGGGCTTTGTGACGACCTCCAACTTCGAGCCTGACGGCCTCTATCCTGGTGGCCTGCACCGCGACCGGATCCTGCCTGCGATTGCCCTGCTCAAGGAGCGCATGGAAGTGGTGAACGTGGACAACGGCACTGACTATCGCCGCCGCACTCTCGAAGATGCCAAGCTCTATCATTGCCCGTTGGGCCCGGAAGCCGATGCCGCGATGCAGGAGACCTTCGATCGCCTGGCCGAGGCCCATGACGAAGAGCCGGTGATGCAGATCGAAACCCGCAAGATTGCGGCCAAGCGCCGTGCTGGCGGCGTCGTGTGGTTTGACTTCCGCGAACTCTGCGGCGGCCCGCGCTCGCAAAATGACTATCTGGAAATTGCCACGCAGTTTCACACCATCTTGCTGTCCGATGTGCCCGAGCTGCATGTGAACATGGCTTCGGCCGCGCGGCGCTTCACGCTGCTGGTGGACGTGCTCTACGATCGCCATGTCAAGCTCATTGTGTCGGCTGCCGTGCCGCCCGAGAAGATCTATACCGAAGGTCCTCTGTCTCACGAGTTCCCGCGCACCGTCTCGCGTCTGAATGAGATGCGCTCCAAGGAATATCTGGCGCTTGAGCGCCGCGTGGTGGACACCAGCTTGACCTGA
- a CDS encoding 2-oxoglutarate dehydrogenase E1 component: protein MSDQSTIYQAYQGNTYLFGGNAPYVEEMYENYLANPGSVPDSWREYFDALQHVPAVDGTDNKDVPHLPVINAFAERAKQGGTKVVVASGADSELGRKRTAVQQLIAAYRNVGQRWADLDPLKRTERPEIPELEPSFYGFTDADQEVVFNTSNTFFGKESMTLRELMNALRETYCGTLGAEYMYATNQNQKRWWQQRLESIRSKPVFNADEKKRILDRLTAAEGLERYLHTKYVGQKRFSLEGGESFIAAMDELINSASAKGVQEVVIGMAHRGRLNVLVNTLGKAPKDLFAEFDHTAPEDLPAGDVKYHQGFSSDVSAKGGPVHLSLAFNPSHLEIVNPVVEGSVRSRMDRRDDPMGKQVLPVLVHGDAAFAGQGVNQETLALSETRGYTTGGTVHIIINNQIGFTTSDPRDLRSTLYCTDIVKMIESPVLHVNGDDPEAVCLAMQLALEFRMEFSKDVVVDIICFRKLGHNEQDTPALTQPLMYKKIAAHPGTRKLYADKLATQGLGDTLGDDMVKAYRAAMDEGRHTQDVVLTNFKSKYAVDWSPFVGKTWTDAGDTAIPLTEWKRLAEKITTLPASVNPHALVKKVYDDRAAMGRGDVNVDWGMGETMAFGSLVASGYPVRLSGEDSGRGTFTHRHAVVHDQKREKWDEGTYIPLQNAAENQAPFVVIDSILSEEAVLGFEYGYASNDPNTLVVWEAQFGDFANGAQVVIDQFIASGEVKWGRVNGLTLMLPHGYEGQGPEHSSARLERFMQLAADTNMQIVQPTTASQIFHVLRRQMVRGLRKPLVIMTPKSLLRNKDATSPLSEFTSGGFQTVIPEQDETIVKNAAKVKRIIACSGKVYYDLVKKRAEKESKDVAIIRVEQLYPFPHKAFAAEVKKYANATDIVWCQDEPQNQGAWFFIQHNIHENMREGQKLGYSGRAASASPAVGYAHLHQEQQKALVEGAFAKLKGFVLTK from the coding sequence ATGAGCGATCAGTCAACGATCTATCAAGCCTATCAAGGCAACACCTATCTGTTCGGCGGCAATGCGCCCTATGTCGAAGAGATGTACGAGAACTACCTGGCCAACCCCGGCAGCGTTCCCGATTCCTGGCGTGAATACTTCGATGCCCTGCAGCATGTGCCTGCAGTGGACGGCACCGACAACAAGGACGTTCCCCACCTGCCCGTAATCAATGCTTTTGCCGAGCGTGCAAAGCAGGGCGGCACCAAGGTGGTGGTGGCTTCCGGCGCCGACTCCGAGCTGGGTCGCAAGCGCACGGCCGTGCAGCAGCTGATTGCGGCCTACCGCAACGTGGGTCAACGCTGGGCCGATCTGGATCCTCTGAAGCGCACCGAGCGCCCCGAAATTCCCGAGCTGGAGCCTTCCTTCTACGGCTTCACCGACGCCGACCAGGAAGTGGTGTTCAACACCAGCAACACCTTCTTCGGCAAGGAAAGCATGACTCTGCGCGAGCTGATGAATGCTCTGCGCGAAACCTACTGCGGCACCCTGGGCGCCGAGTACATGTATGCCACCAATCAGAATCAGAAGCGCTGGTGGCAGCAACGCCTGGAATCGATCCGTTCCAAGCCCGTCTTCAATGCGGACGAGAAAAAGCGCATCCTGGACCGCCTGACCGCTGCCGAAGGCCTGGAACGTTATCTGCACACCAAGTATGTGGGCCAGAAGCGCTTCTCGCTGGAAGGTGGCGAGTCCTTCATCGCCGCCATGGATGAGCTGATCAACTCCGCCAGCGCCAAGGGCGTGCAGGAAGTCGTGATCGGCATGGCTCACCGTGGCCGTCTGAACGTGCTGGTCAATACCCTGGGCAAGGCGCCCAAGGATCTGTTCGCAGAGTTCGACCACACCGCTCCCGAAGATCTGCCTGCCGGTGACGTGAAGTACCACCAGGGCTTCAGCTCCGACGTGTCTGCCAAGGGCGGCCCCGTTCACCTGTCGCTGGCCTTCAACCCCTCGCACCTGGAAATCGTCAACCCCGTGGTGGAAGGTTCGGTGCGCTCGCGCATGGACCGTCGCGACGACCCCATGGGCAAGCAAGTGCTGCCCGTGCTGGTGCACGGTGACGCAGCCTTCGCCGGCCAGGGCGTGAACCAGGAAACCCTGGCGCTGTCCGAAACCCGTGGCTACACCACCGGCGGTACGGTTCACATCATCATCAACAACCAGATCGGTTTCACGACCTCTGACCCTCGCGACCTGCGCTCCACGCTGTATTGCACCGACATCGTCAAGATGATCGAGTCGCCCGTGCTGCACGTGAATGGCGATGATCCCGAAGCCGTGTGCCTGGCCATGCAACTGGCGCTGGAATTCCGTATGGAGTTCTCCAAGGACGTGGTGGTCGACATCATCTGCTTCCGCAAGCTGGGTCACAACGAGCAGGACACACCTGCACTGACACAGCCTCTGATGTACAAGAAGATTGCTGCCCACCCCGGCACGCGCAAGCTGTACGCAGACAAGCTGGCCACTCAAGGCCTGGGCGACACGCTGGGCGACGACATGGTCAAGGCCTATCGCGCCGCCATGGACGAAGGCCGTCACACCCAGGACGTGGTGCTGACCAACTTCAAGAGCAAGTACGCCGTGGACTGGAGCCCCTTCGTGGGCAAGACCTGGACCGACGCTGGCGACACAGCTATTCCCTTGACCGAGTGGAAGCGTCTGGCCGAGAAGATCACGACTCTGCCTGCCAGCGTGAACCCTCATGCTCTGGTCAAGAAGGTGTACGACGATCGCGCAGCCATGGGCCGCGGCGATGTGAACGTGGACTGGGGCATGGGTGAAACCATGGCCTTCGGCTCCCTGGTCGCCTCGGGCTATCCCGTGCGTCTGTCGGGTGAAGACTCGGGTCGCGGCACCTTCACGCACCGTCACGCCGTGGTTCATGACCAGAAGCGTGAAAAGTGGGACGAGGGCACCTATATTCCTTTGCAGAACGCTGCCGAGAATCAGGCTCCGTTTGTCGTCATCGACTCCATCCTGTCCGAAGAGGCAGTGCTGGGCTTCGAATACGGCTATGCATCGAACGACCCCAACACCCTGGTGGTGTGGGAAGCCCAGTTCGGCGACTTCGCCAACGGTGCCCAGGTGGTGATCGACCAGTTCATCGCATCGGGTGAAGTGAAGTGGGGCCGTGTCAACGGCCTGACACTGATGCTGCCTCACGGCTATGAAGGCCAGGGCCCCGAGCACAGCTCGGCGCGTCTGGAGCGCTTCATGCAGCTGGCTGCCGACACCAACATGCAGATCGTGCAGCCCACAACGGCCAGCCAGATCTTCCACGTGCTGCGTCGCCAGATGGTTCGTGGCCTGCGCAAGCCGCTGGTCATCATGACTCCCAAGTCGCTGCTGCGTAACAAGGACGCCACGTCGCCCCTGTCCGAATTCACCTCTGGTGGTTTCCAGACCGTGATCCCCGAGCAGGACGAAACCATTGTCAAGAACGCTGCCAAGGTCAAGCGCATCATCGCCTGCTCGGGCAAGGTGTACTACGATCTGGTCAAGAAGCGTGCCGAGAAGGAATCCAAGGACGTCGCCATCATCCGCGTCGAGCAGCTGTATCCCTTCCCCCACAAGGCGTTCGCCGCCGAAGTGAAGAAGTACGCCAACGCTACTGACATCGTGTGGTGCCAGGATGAGCCGCAGAACCAGGGTGCCTGGTTCTTCATCCAGCACAATATTCACGAGAACATGCGTGAAGGCCAGAAGCTGGGCTACTCCGGTCGCGCCGCGTCCGCTTCGCCCGCTGTCGGCTACGCACATCTGCACCAAGAGCAACAAAAGGCACTGGTGGAAGGCGCATTCGCCAAGCTCAAGGGCTTTGTCCTGACCAAGTAA
- the lpdA gene encoding dihydrolipoyl dehydrogenase: protein MSKQFDVVVIGAGPGGYIAAIRAAQLGFNVACIDEWKNAAGGAAPGGTCTNVGCIPSKALLQSSEHFEHAKLHFADHGISTGKVEMDVAKMIARKEAIVKQNNDGILYLFKKNKVTFFHGRGSFVKAVEGGYEIKVAGKEEEVITGKQIVVATGSNARALPGVAFDEENILSNDGALSLGKTPKKLGLIGAGVIGLEMGSVWRRLGTEVTVLEGMDKFLPVVDEQIAKEAKKAFDKQGLKIELGVKIGEVKSGKKGVTVAYTNAKGEAQTLEVDKLIVSIGRTANTIGLNAEAVGLALDERGAIVVDDLCKTNLPGVWAVGDVVRGPMLAHKAEEEAVAVAERIAGQHGHVNFATLPSVIYTSPEVAWVGRTEQQLKAEGVKYKAGSFPFLANGRARALGDTTGMVKFLADAETDEILGVHMVGPMVSELISEAVVAMEFKASSEDIARICHAHPSLSESTKEAALAVDKRTLNF, encoded by the coding sequence ATGAGCAAGCAATTTGACGTCGTCGTGATCGGCGCAGGCCCCGGCGGCTACATCGCTGCCATCCGCGCTGCACAACTGGGTTTCAACGTCGCCTGTATCGACGAGTGGAAGAACGCCGCTGGCGGCGCTGCTCCCGGCGGCACCTGCACCAACGTGGGTTGCATTCCCTCCAAGGCGCTGCTGCAGTCTTCCGAGCATTTCGAGCATGCCAAGCTGCACTTTGCGGACCACGGCATCTCCACCGGCAAGGTCGAGATGGACGTGGCCAAGATGATCGCCCGCAAGGAAGCGATCGTGAAGCAGAACAACGACGGCATCCTGTACCTGTTCAAGAAGAACAAGGTCACCTTCTTCCACGGCCGCGGCTCCTTCGTCAAGGCTGTCGAAGGCGGCTACGAGATCAAGGTGGCAGGCAAGGAAGAGGAAGTCATCACCGGCAAGCAGATCGTGGTGGCCACTGGCTCCAACGCGCGTGCTCTGCCAGGCGTGGCCTTCGACGAAGAAAACATCCTGTCCAACGACGGCGCTCTGAGCCTGGGCAAGACTCCCAAGAAGCTTGGCCTGATCGGTGCCGGCGTGATCGGCCTGGAAATGGGCTCGGTCTGGCGCCGTCTGGGTACGGAAGTGACCGTGCTCGAAGGCATGGACAAGTTCCTGCCCGTGGTGGACGAGCAGATCGCAAAGGAAGCCAAGAAGGCTTTCGACAAGCAAGGTCTGAAGATCGAGCTGGGCGTGAAGATCGGTGAAGTCAAGTCCGGCAAGAAGGGCGTGACCGTTGCCTACACCAACGCCAAGGGCGAAGCCCAGACTCTGGAAGTGGACAAGCTGATCGTGTCGATCGGCCGTACCGCCAACACCATCGGCCTGAACGCCGAAGCCGTGGGCCTGGCTCTGGACGAGCGCGGCGCCATCGTGGTGGACGATCTGTGCAAGACCAATCTGCCTGGCGTGTGGGCTGTGGGCGACGTGGTGCGTGGCCCCATGCTGGCGCACAAGGCCGAGGAAGAAGCCGTGGCCGTGGCCGAGCGCATTGCCGGCCAGCACGGTCATGTGAACTTCGCCACTCTGCCTTCGGTGATCTACACCAGCCCCGAAGTGGCATGGGTGGGTCGTACCGAGCAGCAGCTCAAGGCCGAAGGCGTCAAGTACAAGGCGGGCTCCTTCCCCTTCCTGGCCAACGGCCGCGCGCGTGCACTGGGCGACACGACCGGCATGGTCAAGTTCCTGGCCGATGCCGAGACTGACGAGATCCTGGGCGTGCACATGGTGGGTCCCATGGTGTCCGAGCTGATTTCCGAAGCCGTGGTGGCCATGGAGTTCAAGGCATCGAGCGAAGACATCGCCCGTATCTGCCACGCTCACCCCTCGCTGTCCGAATCCACCAAGGAAGCGGCTCTGGCTGTGGACAAGCGTACCCTGAACTTCTAA
- the odhB gene encoding 2-oxoglutarate dehydrogenase complex dihydrolipoyllysine-residue succinyltransferase yields MAIVEVKVPQLSESITEATMLTWKKKVGEAVAIDEILIEIETDKVVLEVPAPSAGVITEILQGDGATVAAEQVIAKIDSEAVAGAAAPAAAPAAAATPAAAPVAAAPAGADKSGVAMPAAAKILADNNLSAANVAGTGKDGRVTKGDALGAIKAGAAIPTGAPKAALAQVAAPVTKENLGDRPEQRVPMTRLRARIAERLLQSQATNAILTTFNEVNMAPVMELRKKFQDQFTKEHGVKLGFMSFFVKAAVHALKKFPAVNASIDGNDIVYHGYFDIGIAVSSPRGLVVPILRNADQMSFADIEKKIVEFGQKAKEGKLGIEEMTGGTFSISNGGTFGSMMSTPIINPPQSAILGVHATKDRAVVENGQIVIRPMNYLAMSYDHRIIDGREAVLSLVAMKDALEDPSRLLFDL; encoded by the coding sequence ATGGCAATCGTTGAAGTTAAAGTCCCCCAGCTGTCCGAATCCATCACTGAAGCCACCATGCTGACCTGGAAGAAAAAGGTCGGCGAGGCAGTGGCCATCGATGAAATCCTCATCGAAATCGAAACCGACAAGGTCGTGCTGGAAGTGCCCGCTCCTTCGGCTGGCGTGATCACCGAAATCCTGCAAGGCGACGGCGCAACCGTGGCTGCCGAGCAAGTGATCGCCAAGATCGACTCCGAAGCCGTCGCCGGTGCCGCTGCTCCTGCAGCCGCCCCCGCTGCTGCTGCGACTCCTGCTGCTGCCCCCGTGGCCGCCGCTCCTGCCGGCGCCGACAAGAGCGGCGTGGCCATGCCTGCTGCTGCCAAGATCCTGGCCGATAACAACCTGTCCGCTGCCAACGTGGCTGGCACAGGCAAGGACGGCCGCGTGACCAAGGGTGACGCTCTGGGTGCCATCAAGGCCGGCGCAGCCATCCCCACCGGCGCTCCCAAGGCAGCTCTGGCTCAGGTGGCAGCTCCCGTGACCAAGGAGAACCTGGGCGACCGTCCCGAGCAGCGCGTGCCCATGACACGTCTGCGTGCCCGTATTGCAGAGCGTCTGCTGCAATCCCAGGCTACCAACGCCATCCTGACCACGTTCAACGAAGTGAACATGGCTCCCGTGATGGAACTGCGCAAGAAGTTCCAGGACCAGTTCACCAAGGAACATGGCGTGAAGCTGGGCTTCATGTCCTTCTTCGTCAAGGCTGCAGTGCATGCCCTGAAGAAGTTCCCCGCAGTCAACGCCTCCATTGACGGCAACGACATCGTCTACCACGGCTACTTCGACATCGGTATCGCCGTGAGCTCGCCGCGTGGCCTGGTGGTGCCCATCCTGCGCAATGCAGACCAGATGAGCTTCGCCGACATCGAAAAGAAGATTGTCGAATTCGGTCAGAAGGCCAAGGAAGGCAAGCTGGGCATTGAAGAAATGACCGGCGGCACCTTCTCCATCTCCAATGGCGGCACCTTCGGCTCGATGATGTCCACCCCCATCATCAACCCCCCTCAGTCCGCCATTCTGGGCGTGCACGCCACCAAGGACCGCGCCGTGGTCGAGAACGGTCAGATCGTGATCCGTCCCATGAACTACCTGGCCATGTCCTATGACCACCGCATCATCGACGGCCGCGAAGCCGTGCTGAGCCTGGTGGCCATGAAGGACGCGCTGGAAGATCCTTCTCGCCTCCTGTTTGATCTGTAA
- the fdnG gene encoding formate dehydrogenase-N subunit alpha, with amino-acid sequence MDQFSRRQFMKVTGSTLAGSSLALMGFSPTAALAEVRQYKLSATTVTRQTCTYCSVGCGILMYSLGDGGKNSRLSVMHVEGDPDHPVNRGTLCPKGASLLDFVHSPSRLKYPEYRAPGSSEWKRMSWDEALNRIAKLLKEDRDANFVETNEKGQKVNRWLTTGMLAASASSNEAGYITHKVARSWGLLALDNQARVUHGPTVAGLAPTFGRGAMTNHWVDIKNADVILIMGGNAAEAHPCGFKWVTEAKEHNKAHFMVVDPRFNRSASVADFYAPIRSGSDIVFLGGVINYLLTNDRIHHEYVKNYTDFSFIVREDFAFDEGIFSGYNPEKRTYDKASWDYELGEDGFVKVDPTLEHPRCVYQWLKKHYAGYTPEKVESICGTPKEKFLHVCEKLASTAEAGRVATILYALGWTQHTTGAQILRTGAMIQLLLGNIGIAGGGMNALRGHSNIQGLTDLGILSASLPGYLTLPNEAEQDYNQYIATRTPKLLRPGQMNYWSNTPKFHVSLMKAWWGAAATAENNWAFDYLPKLDKQYDMLQIFEMMTQGKVNGYIAQGFNPLAALANSNSVREGLKKLKFLVIMDPLVTETSEFWKNHGEFNDVDSASIQTEVFRLPTTCFAEEDGAVVSSSRVLQWHWKAAEPPGEAKTDIAIMSGLHLRLKALYQKEGGKFSEPITNLYWPYAEADHPSSEEVAKEYNGRALVDLFDPKDPSKLIRKAGEQLAGFGEMRDDGTTLGGCWIWAGSWTSSGNQMARRDNSDPTGIGNTLNWAWAWPANRRVLYNRASCDRQGKPFNPERVLIKWNGKQWGGADVPDVAVGLDPEVINPFIMNPEGVARLFARKGMAEGPFPTHYEAFDNPLGYNPMYPNNKQAVISPVIRILETAKGTQGDPKDYPHVGTTYRLTEHFHYWTKHVQLNNIVQPEQFVEIGEALGKELGIETGQKVKVSSKRGFVKAVAVVTKRIKPMKIDGKTIHHVGVPIHWGFSTTGRKGYLANNLTASVGDGNSLTPESKTFLVKVEKI; translated from the coding sequence ATGGACCAATTCTCCAGACGCCAGTTCATGAAAGTGACTGGTTCGACTCTGGCGGGTTCAAGCTTGGCGCTGATGGGCTTCTCACCCACAGCCGCCCTTGCTGAGGTGCGACAGTACAAACTGTCAGCCACCACCGTAACCCGTCAAACCTGCACCTACTGCTCCGTAGGCTGCGGCATCCTCATGTACTCCCTGGGCGACGGCGGGAAAAACTCCCGCCTGTCCGTGATGCACGTGGAAGGCGACCCTGATCATCCGGTCAATCGCGGCACGCTGTGTCCCAAGGGTGCATCGCTGCTGGACTTTGTCCACAGCCCCAGCCGCCTCAAGTACCCCGAATACCGCGCCCCCGGCTCGTCCGAGTGGAAGCGCATGTCCTGGGACGAGGCACTGAACCGCATCGCCAAGCTGCTCAAGGAAGACCGCGACGCCAATTTCGTTGAAACCAACGAAAAAGGCCAGAAGGTCAACCGCTGGCTGACCACCGGCATGCTGGCCGCTTCGGCCTCCAGCAACGAAGCCGGCTACATCACGCACAAAGTGGCCCGTTCCTGGGGCCTTCTTGCACTCGATAACCAAGCACGTGTCTGACACGGCCCGACGGTGGCAGGTCTTGCCCCGACGTTTGGCCGTGGAGCGATGACGAACCATTGGGTCGACATCAAGAACGCGGACGTTATTTTGATCATGGGCGGCAATGCCGCCGAAGCACACCCCTGCGGCTTCAAGTGGGTGACCGAAGCGAAGGAGCACAACAAGGCTCACTTCATGGTGGTCGATCCGCGCTTCAACCGCTCGGCATCCGTGGCTGACTTCTATGCACCGATCCGTTCCGGCTCGGACATCGTCTTCCTCGGTGGCGTGATCAATTACCTGCTGACAAACGACAGGATCCACCACGAGTATGTGAAGAACTACACGGACTTCTCATTCATCGTGCGCGAGGACTTTGCGTTCGACGAAGGTATTTTCTCCGGCTACAACCCTGAAAAGCGTACCTATGACAAGGCGTCGTGGGACTACGAACTGGGCGAAGATGGCTTCGTGAAGGTGGACCCCACTCTGGAACACCCTCGCTGCGTCTATCAGTGGCTCAAGAAGCACTACGCCGGCTATACCCCCGAGAAGGTGGAATCCATCTGCGGCACACCCAAGGAAAAATTCCTGCACGTGTGCGAGAAGCTTGCTTCGACCGCCGAAGCCGGCCGTGTTGCCACCATCCTGTACGCACTGGGCTGGACTCAGCACACCACGGGTGCGCAGATTCTGCGTACCGGTGCCATGATCCAGCTGCTGCTGGGCAATATCGGTATCGCTGGCGGCGGCATGAACGCGCTGCGCGGCCACTCCAACATCCAGGGCCTGACGGACCTGGGCATCCTGTCTGCTTCGCTTCCCGGGTACCTGACGCTGCCAAACGAAGCCGAACAGGACTACAACCAGTACATCGCCACCCGAACGCCCAAGCTGCTGCGTCCCGGCCAGATGAACTACTGGTCGAACACGCCCAAGTTCCATGTCAGCCTGATGAAGGCATGGTGGGGCGCGGCTGCAACTGCTGAAAACAACTGGGCGTTCGACTATCTGCCCAAGTTGGACAAGCAGTACGACATGCTGCAGATCTTCGAGATGATGACGCAGGGCAAGGTCAATGGCTATATCGCTCAAGGCTTCAACCCCTTGGCGGCTCTGGCCAACAGCAACAGCGTGCGCGAAGGTCTCAAGAAGCTGAAGTTCCTGGTCATCATGGATCCGCTGGTTACGGAAACTTCGGAATTCTGGAAGAACCACGGCGAATTCAACGACGTGGACTCGGCTTCGATTCAAACCGAGGTGTTCCGCCTGCCTACCACCTGCTTCGCCGAAGAAGACGGTGCCGTGGTCAGCTCCTCGCGCGTGCTGCAGTGGCACTGGAAGGCTGCCGAGCCCCCAGGAGAGGCCAAGACCGACATTGCCATCATGTCCGGTCTGCACCTGCGCCTGAAGGCTCTCTATCAGAAGGAAGGCGGCAAGTTCTCCGAGCCCATCACCAACCTGTACTGGCCTTACGCCGAAGCCGATCATCCCTCTTCCGAGGAAGTGGCCAAGGAATACAACGGCCGTGCGCTGGTGGATCTGTTCGACCCCAAGGACCCCAGCAAGCTCATCCGCAAGGCCGGCGAGCAGTTGGCGGGCTTTGGCGAAATGCGCGATGACGGCACCACCCTGGGTGGCTGCTGGATCTGGGCTGGCAGCTGGACCTCTTCCGGCAACCAGATGGCTCGCCGTGACAACAGCGATCCAACAGGCATAGGCAACACGCTGAACTGGGCCTGGGCCTGGCCGGCGAATCGCCGCGTGCTTTACAACCGCGCGTCTTGCGACCGCCAGGGCAAGCCCTTCAACCCAGAACGTGTGCTGATCAAGTGGAACGGCAAGCAATGGGGCGGAGCGGACGTGCCGGACGTGGCCGTGGGCCTGGATCCCGAGGTGATCAATCCCTTCATCATGAACCCCGAAGGGGTGGCCCGCCTGTTTGCTCGCAAGGGCATGGCAGAAGGTCCGTTCCCCACGCATTACGAGGCGTTTGACAACCCGCTGGGCTACAACCCCATGTACCCCAACAACAAGCAGGCCGTCATCAGCCCCGTGATACGCATCCTGGAAACCGCCAAGGGCACCCAAGGCGACCCCAAGGACTACCCGCATGTAGGCACGACCTACCGCCTGACCGAGCACTTCCACTACTGGACCAAGCATGTTCAGCTGAACAACATCGTTCAGCCCGAGCAGTTCGTGGAAATCGGTGAGGCACTGGGCAAGGAACTGGGCATAGAGACCGGCCAGAAGGTCAAGGTTTCGTCCAAGCGCGGTTTCGTGAAGGCCGTGGCCGTGGTGACCAAGCGCATCAAGCCCATGAAGATCGATGGCAAGACCATCCATCACGTGGGTGTGCCGATTCACTGGGGCTTCTCCACAACGGGACGCAAGGGCTATCTGGCGAACAACCTGACAGCCTCCGTGGGTGACGGTAACAGCTTGACCCCTGAATCCAAGACCTTCCTCGTGAAGGTGGAAAAGATCTAA
- a CDS encoding AI-2E family transporter translates to MPLLPLHKRAFILLLIAVTAGFGLVLEEYAVAIFWGVVFAIVFAPLHRKLLMRMPNKPTLAALATLLISLVMVILPLSLIGLSLIKETAAIYDRISSGNLSAGSYVEQVFNALPSWLTPWMEKLHLGTLEEIQTKLSNIALQASKLAATKAVGLGQNTLGFVVGFGVMLYLIFFLLRDGKELVARIWAATPLAPEHKRELAIKFITVIRATVKGNLAVAAAQGALGGLIFWILGIQGAVLWAVVMAFLSLLPAVGAGLVWGPVAIYFLATGAVTKGLILAAYGVLVIGLVDNVLRPLLVGKDTKMPDYVVLISTLGGMALFGLSGFVLGPAIAALFMAAWELFATMQEQEEKLLNREIAQKRTAADPQQPVEDPVPTVAPPPAETRKSDTD, encoded by the coding sequence ATGCCGCTTTTGCCGCTTCACAAACGTGCATTCATTCTTCTTTTAATAGCAGTGACCGCAGGATTCGGCTTGGTTCTAGAGGAATATGCCGTAGCCATCTTCTGGGGTGTGGTGTTTGCCATCGTCTTCGCCCCCCTGCACCGCAAGCTGCTGATGCGCATGCCCAACAAGCCCACGCTGGCCGCGTTGGCAACCTTGCTAATTAGTCTGGTAATGGTCATTTTGCCGCTATCTCTGATAGGCCTCTCGCTCATCAAGGAGACTGCCGCCATCTACGATCGAATCAGCAGCGGCAACCTGTCCGCCGGCAGCTACGTGGAGCAAGTCTTCAATGCACTTCCCTCCTGGCTGACGCCGTGGATGGAAAAACTGCACCTGGGCACTCTGGAGGAAATCCAGACCAAGCTCTCCAACATCGCCCTGCAGGCCAGCAAGCTCGCCGCCACCAAGGCTGTGGGGCTGGGTCAGAACACCCTGGGCTTTGTGGTGGGCTTTGGCGTCATGCTCTACCTGATCTTTTTTCTGCTGCGTGACGGCAAGGAGTTGGTCGCACGTATCTGGGCAGCCACGCCGCTCGCGCCCGAACACAAGCGCGAGCTGGCCATCAAGTTCATTACCGTCATCCGGGCCACCGTCAAGGGCAATCTGGCCGTTGCAGCCGCCCAGGGCGCGCTGGGGGGGCTGATTTTCTGGATTCTGGGCATTCAGGGCGCAGTACTCTGGGCAGTAGTCATGGCATTTCTGTCGCTGCTGCCAGCAGTGGGAGCTGGTCTGGTCTGGGGGCCGGTGGCCATCTACTTTCTGGCCACGGGCGCCGTCACCAAAGGCCTGATCCTTGCTGCTTATGGTGTGCTGGTCATCGGCCTGGTGGACAACGTGTTGCGCCCCCTGCTGGTCGGCAAGGACACCAAAATGCCCGACTATGTGGTTCTGATCTCCACCCTGGGAGGCATGGCCTTGTTCGGTCTTTCGGGCTTTGTGCTCGGTCCGGCCATTGCCGCCCTGTTCATGGCGGCCTGGGAGTTGTTTGCCACCATGCAGGAGCAGGAGGAGAAACTGCTGAACCGGGAAATCGCGCAAAAGCGCACAGCAGCCGATCCACAACAACCGGTAGAAGACCCCGTCCCCACCGTCGCGCCCCCTCCTGCCGAAACACGCAAAAGCGACACAGATTAG